The stretch of DNA ATTACGCGGGCGACGACCGACAACCGTTCGGTAACGACTCGTTTTGAGGCCATTGAGAAACTGATAGCCCGGTATTCCGCATGATTACGCGCTTGATTATCGAAAACTTCAAAGCGTTTCAATACGCCGAATTGAACTTTACCGAATTGAATTTATTAACGGGCATCAATGGTGTAGGCAAATCGAGCATTATTCAGGCGTTGCTGCTGCTGCGGCAGTCACAATACACCAGCGTGGGTGAGCCTTTCGCCGGATTGATGTTAAATGGTCCGTTAGTCACCATTGGTTTAGGACGCGACGCACAAAATGCGAACGCTGATAGCGAGTACGTTAATTTTGAACTACAATTTGAGTCGTACACGGACACCCTGAATGCTCAATTCGAGTTTATCGCTGAATCTGACTTTCTGCCTTATGCATCCGGTTCGCACGAAGGAAATGTTGGTGACCAGCCTCTTTTTGTGGAAAGTCGTTTTCAATACTTAAACGCCGAGCGCAAATCGCCGAGTGTCATTTTTCCTACGTCGAACTATCAGGTGCAGCAACTGAGGTCGGTGGGTAAATACGGTGAATTTGCCGTGCATTTTCTGGCGCAGTATCAGCGCGAACCAGTTGTTCTAGCATCAGCCCGAATTGCCCAAACGAACACACTCATTGATGAGGTTGACGCGTGGTTCCAACGGATTTCAGCCGGTACGCGCCTGACCACAACGTACCGCTCTGACCTGAACGTTGCGACGCTGACCTATCGTTTTGAAGCGGGCGAAAACGTGACCCCCGACTTCACGCCCGTCAACGTCGGTTTTGGCTTTACGTATGTGCTGCCCATCATTGTGGCCGTGCTGGCGGCCCGCCCCGGCGATTTGCTTCTCATCGAAAACCCCGAATCGCACCTTCACCCGCAGGGACAGGCGCAGTTGGGCGCGTTGCTGGCTTGTGCTGCCGCCGACGGCGTACAACTCATTGTTGAAACCCACAGTGACCATTTGCTCAACGGCGTTCGGGTATCGGTGAAAGAAAAAAACATTAAGCCTGAACAGGTATCGGT from Spirosoma montaniterrae encodes:
- a CDS encoding AAA family ATPase, producing the protein MITRLIIENFKAFQYAELNFTELNLLTGINGVGKSSIIQALLLLRQSQYTSVGEPFAGLMLNGPLVTIGLGRDAQNANADSEYVNFELQFESYTDTLNAQFEFIAESDFLPYASGSHEGNVGDQPLFVESRFQYLNAERKSPSVIFPTSNYQVQQLRSVGKYGEFAVHFLAQYQREPVVLASARIAQTNTLIDEVDAWFQRISAGTRLTTTYRSDLNVATLTYRFEAGENVTPDFTPVNVGFGFTYVLPIIVAVLAARPGDLLLIENPESHLHPQGQAQLGALLACAAADGVQLIVETHSDHLLNGVRVSVKEKNIKPEQVSVYYFERDPDADEHVTEIIQPTIDANGRLSQQPRGFFDEYARQLDRLLQ